AACCTAAAATAGAAAACAGAGACAAAAACTCAATGACAAAAGTTGTCTACCAATCATTCGTGTGGATTCTTGTGTAAGTGACACATGATCAGTAAACAATATCTGAACAGAACCTGCataaaaaacattgaaaaagtaaaatgaaaaatgtagTAAGAACCTCTATGAAACCATTGAATCACCTAAAACATATTTTTTGCCATCTGATAGAATGATTTACATTTTATCAAGTTCGGCTGAAGTTGAATTCATAATTGCAGTTAAATTTTCATAGCTAGGCCAAGAATCCAGACATTTCATTCTTTGCAAGATCACTGAAACAAATGTGGAGGAAGGAATATATTTGATCACAAATGGTTCAATAACTTTGAGATGGCCGAATCCACCTACTACTCAAAATTATTTGATTCTTCAGATGCAATCCAATTTGAAACAAGATGGAAACTCTACAATCTATACAATGCCTCTATGGAGTAAAACTTCATGCCACTCTTGATTTAGCAAACTAATCCTTAGTGCCGCCCACTGATAAGAGTTCAGAGGAGAGCCGGCAAGAGCCAACTTTAGGAACGTAAACcgaaaagacaaaaagaaacagagaaccCACAACACAAGGGCGAGAGAAACGTTTGGGAAAAAAGCCCACACCCATTACACTCTTGAGGAATTACAGTTTCAACATGTCAACCTGCCAAGAAACAAGAAAACGTTGGCAGCAGCAAACAGCTGAGAAGTACAGGAGGCTGTCAACAGGTGGGGGAGCGAAGTTTCATCAAAGGTGATCTGATCCATATCCAAGAAGTTTATTGATCCAATTTGATCTGATAATCTGATGGATCATCAGATATTCAATAAGCTGGGGTTGGGATTAATTTTAAACCAAATTGAGCCTGAGCCAGGCCTCGCTCATTTTGGTTCAAAGTTGAGCCCGAATTCAGTACAACCTGCACCCCTAGTAATGTATGTAAACTGTAAAGTTACTACATACCTGTATTTACGATTTTAATTGGGTCAGATCATAAACAGGTAGGACCAAGGCATTACTGAATTTTATTCGATTACTGATCAGATCACTCCTAATCAGATTGAATCTGATCCCAAATGGTCAGCATCAGACGAGATCCCTATCGGAACAGATCCAGATCAAAATCCAATCCATTGACAGCCCAACTGGCATTAGTCTGGCCGATATACCGCAGTCTAGGGTGACTAGATGGTGTATACACTAGGGGCCAAATCCTATCATGTAGTGTCTCGCTGTGGTCCTGGGATCTTGTTGTTTAACTATATGTTTGTGCAGCTTCATCCTCAATtaaaatcatatcttataacCAAAAACTTTACGCCTTTATTTCTGTATAATTTATGCTCTATGCAAGTTTACTATTGCTCCGCACAAGGGGCCTCTTGGGAGTAAAGCCAAGCCTTATGTCACACATGGCGAGCACATcctacccagtgcacgaggctcccactactgcagggtctaaGGAGGGGcatatgtacgcagccttacccctgcatCCGGAGTGGAACCACTACAGATGATATTTTTTCAGAAGTATGAATATCAAACCTGCCTAGTTTCTCCAACCTTCACAAGAGAAACAGTATAAACAGTTTCAACAGTAAATGGCAGACAAGAAGGTTATGAATCTCTTGCGATAAGCTTTTGTAACTTTCTAAGGACTAGAACAATAAGAATTAGGAAGTCTGCAAGAGGAAGAGTATAGAGATGTTAAATTTACCTCTCAGGCATTCTTTCCCCGATCAAAATGTCCATCTCAGTTGTTAACAGATTAACCAGAAGACTAGGCAAACCCAAGTTCAtcaaaaatggaagaagaatttgaGCCACTTTTTGACCTTCCAACATGGACAACAATAACTCCACACTCTGTTCCAGTTGAAAGGCTAATATTAGCATAAGAATAACAATGAGAAGAAATTTACTATTTAAGAACATTTATAAAACTATTATTGAGACAACAGATAACAGGTTAGTGGGTTAATGGTTTTGTGGTGATGTATTATGAATGGAGAATGCAGTCCATCATTTCAGTAGTTGTTAGGCACATCTGTATTCTGTTATCTCTCCTTCACCCCTGCCTGCTCATTACACCACTTCACCCCTGCCCATACAACCCCGCTGCAAGCCTTGAACCCAGCCGCACCCCTGAACATAAATCGACCAAACCACCGCCACACCCCTGCACATCCATCGCCAAACAACCGCCGTTCTTCTCCACAAAACCCCTCCAATCCCTTCTTGGAACCCATCTCTCACTGCACACCACTGCTGGAACACGCAACCCCTTTTCTCCATGCTACCCTGCGATTGCCTTCTTGACCTTGAGCTTCTCGGCCTTCTCATCTTTCTTGCACTTACGGGTTTGGCATTGCAAGCTCTTGGCAGTAAATTTAAGCTCCATGATCAGGTTCATCTACTTCTCCGTGTTTACGATAACAACAGATCACGACCTCTCTCTCTTGATCCCAGTCCCCACCTCCAATTGCaaggtttttccttttctagttGCGATCTTGTGAATATTGGCGGAgatggagagaagaaggagatggcgGAAGGGAGAGAACAGAAAGATGAGAGAATCTTGAATGTCAGGGCttcctttcatttttgtttttaaacaagaaaaacagATTTAAATCTGTTTTTCCCCCCCATGAACATAAGTATTTTTTTACCgggtttgtttttatttatttatttttaaatagaTAAACGAACCAGTTTCCCAAACACAAATCTGTTGtttttaaccccccccccccaaaaaaaaaaagaaaagaaaacgtTGCCAGACAGACACATACTGGAAGAAATGTAGTTTTGTTGATGCTCATTTCTCATATGTCTTGTGGACAGAGAGAAAAGTGACTCAATGAACCACTCATCTCTTCACTTCTCTTTCACTAGGAAAATCTAGCACCACTTCCTACCAGTGTTTCAGAGGACATGGGTCTTTCTTAAGGATGTTAAGGAGCTGATATGGCATTGACACTTTGCCCACCTTGCACGAAGGACAAATTTCTGTCGAGGTGCATTCTTATTGCAACAAACTATGGTGCTTATTGGAAAAACACAAACGGGAATAGTCCAGGATCGATTCTCAAACATTCAGATGGTCAGAAATAAGATCAGTATCAGGGGATGATTTATTTGGCATCACCCCACTGAATAGTGAAAGGCATATCCACAGTAGACTTTGATAGTAGCCTGTTGGGAAATCGAGGCCCACCAGGAATCAATGGCACATTCATACTATGGGACATTTTCAGTTAATGGAGCGCATTCAAGCCCTATTGGGCAAGAAGACTCTAATAGGGCAGAGTTTCTCCCATTTAAAGTAGGATTGGAGTGTTTAGCTCACTAGACGTCTCAACCATGTACTCACAGAGGGAGATTTGGCTAATGTTAATGGTTAATGAGTAATGTCAATGAAAGCCCAGGTccagtaatgactaatgagatGGAAGATGTCTTAGCAACAAGAATACAATGGCCTCCAAATCTGTATTGGCAACAGCTTTGTCATGAGGTTGTGTACATGTTTTTGTTGTGCTTCTTGCTTTGTTGTGGTCTGAGAGATGGTTCCACTCTTGGAGGATTGTACCATtacatctttgattttctccataAAATCTTTAACTTCCCCCCAGCCCCCACCCCCTAAAAAAAGGCCATTGTATCGCACCCAACCAAGTATAATTAGGGAATTTTAGTAATGTTTAAAGGAGTTACTGTATCAACATGCAACAAAAGACATAGTAATGCAAATAATGTAGTCATAACCTTTTCCAGTAGCTGAGTATTTAACGTATTTTCTGTAATCCATAGTATACGGCCAAGAACAGGTTCAGGTTGCAATGTTTCAGTCCAAGTAGCAGATCCACTACGTTGTAGACCCCAAGTCAACAACCTGTGTCATAATACTCAATTAAAAAGAGCTGTTTAATTTGAACAAGGAAATACATGATATTGTCAACAAGTTTGAAGAACACTACTTAACAGCTGTACATAAGCTTAAATGAGAAATATAACATGACTaaacataaaatagaaaaaacgtCTAACATTAGTAGGCTGTGGTATATGTCGGGATTAGGTCATAATGAAGGCTAATGATCATGCATatgaagaaagaggaggaaaaacaaaaatagaggcTGCCCCTGTTCTGCATATAGTACATTATACCAAATGACCGATAGGACGCATCTTACAATCCACAAGACATCTATCTATAATAGAGCTACAACATAAATTATAAGGCATAATGTTGCTATATCAATATATCATAGGGAACAGCATGTTGTCAAACTCTAAGTTCAACACCATAAAGACTTATGttcctttttgcttcttttttttttttttttttgaaataatatTCTATTAGTAACGCAAGAGGGAACAAGACTAGTGCACAAAGAAGTCAATGGTCTTTAAATATGATTCCAGGAGATTACCACTGCCAGTACGCATTGCTGGCTGTGAGTATTGTGCTTCTTCCAATTTCATCACAAAGTTTGGGCATGTATATTTTCTAATGATATGGAAGTCAAAGCCCTCGTACAAACTACAAACCACCCATCTTGATTGGTGAGGCTAATCAGACTAAATAGTTAGTTTTGCAATTCTCCACTATATAGAAACCAATAGCTGGCAAAAACATCATGCACTAGTCATATGTCATGAGATCTAGAGATTTTTTAAGAACGAAGGCAAAGAGTTTTAGATTATATATCAGAACTCATACATGGTATGATGATTAGGGTATAATGCACCAAAGCCACAATCATGGCAGTGAAAGTGGGAAGGTAGTGCGAACTCAAAAATCCAAATATAAGGCTTATACCAAATAAATATCTTCGATGGGAAAGAACAATCACTACAGGGTTCCAACATCAAGAAGCTGACGCAGATATCACATCGTGAGTCCTTTTACTTCTTATTACCGGAAAGTTTCAGAAAGGCATGGAATGTCATCTATAAACAACTGATCAAAAACTATCTCAAGCAATCCTTTTGTAGAGACTATATGTGCTTGTGGAACTTCATGACAAGCCAAATTCGCGAGGATTCCAAGGCTAATCTCCTGCAAAAGAAATGCATAAGTGTTACAGTTTTCAAAAGTTCCAAAAGACATAGTAGACACTGCTACTTACAGGGAGTGGCTAAAAGATATAGTTATATGACTTACCTTAACCCTAGCAGATTCAGAAACAGTAAGAGTTGCCAAAAGTACTTCAAGGATAAGATTTTCCACCTGCACCCAACTAGTGATAGTCAGAGAAAATACTAAAGTTCATACTGTGATAAAAATTCGTACTCAAAAGCTCCCCCCCACCCAAAATATCAAGTCGTTCTATCCATCTGATATGTAAATCACaagcacaaaaacaaaaatgaccAGGAAGGGAGAGTTATGAGTAGGTAAATGGAAAGAAACAAGGTTTGGGTACCATAAACTCTGCATGTGTCCTACTTGCAGAGAGGTCCCACAAAATGCAGCCGTACTCTTCCCAGGTCGCATTTCCTGCTGTTGCACTGGGATATTCAGAACCATGAAAGGAATCCTCTCTTTCAATTAGACCGTGATGACCATCCAGGGTGTCCATGACCTCAACTTCATTGTCTGTGACATTTGCGGCCCCAGCTCGAGGGAGGTCGGCTGCACATTCTTCCAAACTAGCGGTTTCCGATACAATGGAACCACTGTGATCATTTACTACATTAGAGCAAGTGTTATCCCTCACAACGTTGGGAAGAAGTTTTCGTATCAAAGAGATTATATAGCCAGGATCAACTGTCGTTGAGATGTCAAATAACTGCAAAATAGAATCACAAAATTACAATCCGAACTTCTATGGACTTAAATTATGATGAATGCCTATCATCAAAATGTAAGGTCATAAATAGAACAGGCAAAGTGATTTCCCAAGTAATATACAAAGTTATCATCAAAGCATACTAAAGTGGCGTAGTTCTTGTTGGTTGCGTTCAAGAAAGGATGATTAGAAGCGCTGCTACATTGGATAACAAGAAGAACTACAacagaaaataatgaaaaatcagGGGATAAATGATAAAGTCTGATTACAATAAGATGAGGTAGCGACTGCCGCCAATAGATTCAGAGAGACTGCAAAGTGGAAATGTGTCTACTGAGTTCATGACCTCATGGAGTAGCTGATCTGAGCTGATATGGGAGAATATTGCGGCATAAATGAGTGGCAAGAAATGAGATGTGAGATAGGGTTTTCTCTGAAAACAAGAGGAAGTGGGTTTCAGGGCAAGCAGAGGAGCCTTTGAATAGCTTTTCTTTGGGTGATTAGAACCTTTGAATTGCTGTTTCTTAGTACCTCGGAAGAAGGGGCGGAAGGATTATAGGGTAGTGCCTCCTCCgcgtcgtcttcttcttcttcctctcctttttcgTCTATTGGTCGTTCGGGCACCATCGGCTCTggtttttcctctttctttcttctgcttcttcaagACCGGCTCCGCAATTTGAGTTAAAACCGCCCaatatgaatgagaaaattaatttttttaaaaaaaacagtaCGAACCGAGAAACACCGACGATAATTGCTTCTTGTCGGTCCGGTCGAAGTTTGGAGTCTGGTCCGATGAAATAAATGTTAAAAGGAAATTCTGCTTGTCACTTGCTCTACTTCTTTCCTACACTACCGGTGATCTTCTTTTTTTCACGAAAAGAAAAATGGtgctcttcttttctttatttctttttggtaaagGTCTTCTTTAAAATATAAATAGTAAGGACCGAATTTCCCTCTATCCAAGGTgcatgggatcccattcatcaAGGGGTGGGAGAGTGTGGGAATGAaaatcgggagggtattttgaaacatactaaaaccctaggaggggtttgtaaaTCCCAGCATGGTGGGTGAACTGTCCTCTAAGggtagaggaaaactttgtcctaaaTGGGCCCTAAGTAGTAATATAAAAATTATTGACTTCGTttcttgtttgaactttgaagagtTGTTTCCCCGATGAacttcttttcttgtttgaactttgaactttgaagagTTGTTTCTTCGATCTTATCCTATTATGATTTGTGTTTCATTGATGTTTTCAGGGCAGACCTTGGTGCAATGCTAAGGTTACTCTATTGTGACCTAGTGATTGTGAATTTGGGTTTGGAAACATTTTTCcctgaaaggggggggggttataAAGTTgcttacattatatttttctcaagaccttacaatggcggaagcctcgtgcactgaatatgccttttttttccgaagatgtttttctttttcttttctaatcaTTTTGCTATTATTTCTTTGTAACCTCGTAATATTCAAGACCCTGGGCAAAATAATTAGTGTAAGATATGGATGCCCTCTAGCTACACTAACCGGTTCAAGAGTTCTACTTTGGATTGCTAGAAATGATCCAAGTTCATCGGAGGCCGATTTCACGTTGCTAGATATCCGAGTGACACATtaattattttgataattttgtcCCACAAAAATAAGTAGCTCAAGGAGTCGAATTCTCTTTATTGGCATTAAATAATGCCTAGTGCTCACGACTACCatacaaatttttattttttattttttttcttggcaagaCTAGAGAATTTTTAATCTGTTCTAATATTTATCACATGGTTGATTGGATggagctgaaattttgtagaaTAGACCCTAGATACTGGTCACATTTCAATTTTCTGTTAGAACAGGCGGAATGTAAAATTTctaaaagggagaatgttcacTATGCCGCAGAGCAGGCTGCGCCCACgcacatgggcctaccactcagggggcaggatggtcattgcacccacccccatgtgcctggatgcagcctgcgctgcggcacagagaacatcgccCCATTTAAATAATATAGTTTGGTTTCTTTAGAATGCCCAGCTCCAATCGGTTCAAAGAGCCTTGAAAATTTCTAAATACATAAATTTAGAATAGAGGAATACagtagaggaaaaaaaatttacatggaGATGATGCACCTGGATCAAGgagactttctaatttttacAGATAACAGAGGAATACAGTAGAGGGAAAAATTTAACTGTTTATACATAAATTTCTGGTTTGCAATCAACAAAATTTCATGTTACAGAAGGCATTCACCTAGGGCACTTGACGAGCTTGCTAACTTCGGATGAATTTTTCAAAAGTCCAGAGAATGTTTTCAATTAAGCACCCAGCCATCCTATACAAATCAATACCCTAATATAAAAAGTAGAATCAAAATACCATCTTTCAATCTTTCCCACCACTCGGGTGCTGGATTCTGTATGTGTCACCTGCGATAAAATAGGATTTCCATAAAATTATTTGATTAAAGGGATTTCTCATTAACACCCCTCatggtgtcaaataattttgtaatcttatttttttgcccttttagtgtATGATGATACACAATTTTTTTAACGAGgataatagtgtcatttcatatTTGTACTTGGAAAATGTGcatgataatgacacttttgataatgatgtcactttcaaattattttgaaaacccttttatacccctATCTTAAATAACTTCtggaaataagacaaggggcatttaaaagaaggtgtcaagttctaaatacaccaatagaggtgtcattcagatcCTCCTTTGATTAAAACAGGATTCTGTGAACAAACATAAACTGCAAGTAAGATTTAGAAAGCATACCTTTGTCAAATAGGTCTGCCAACCTTTGAAGAACCTCAAACATTACAATATTTTCCTTGCCCTAAGGTAAGAATACAGAAGATAGAACGCAGCGACAGCACCAACAATAATGCCAGCAGTTGTAAGCCAAAATGCATACTGCAGCAATCAAAGGATGAACAGAGTTACGATGAACAACAAAATGGTGATCTCACTCTTGCAGATCTGACCAATTGCTTAGCACTGCTTAGCCATGTGCTTAAGCATGCAGTCAGCATTTTGAGGGCAAAAAAAAGTAGACAATGGAGTAAAGAATAAGGAGAGTGTACCACATGCTCTTCAAGATAGGACTTCAAATTCATCCCAAAAATACCTTcaaccagagaaacaagagttGTTAAAAGACACAATTGTACTAGTGATCTCATTTTTTATGTCTGCATTTACAATTGACAACTGTATGGATTGAAATCCCATAATACTGATATAGTTCCATTACAAATAAGACAACAACTGAGACCTTTGAGGCCAAGTTCAATACAACATGTTGCTTTCAAGTTCATCATGCCTTTCAGAAGCTTAGAAAATGCAGAACATCATAATGGATACTAAAGTCATAACAGAACTATGGAATGGAAGACATTGCTGAGACTAAACTAGTTAGTAAGGAAAATAGGTACGAGATATGATCTCAAATACCAACCCAAATAGAAGGAATAAAGATTAAGTTGAGTTCAACACCATTGGTTCTCTAAGTAACACCATTCTCCCAAGTAGCCTCCAAGCATTAAATCTCTGACCTATGAACTTAACTTTAACAGGAACTCTGATGGGAGACCAGAATGGCATACCGAAATGATGCATCTATTACAGTAATACATGCATAAAGCAAAAGGAAAGCAGACGAAATTTGTATAAATTCACATAAATAAGAAACATCACAACCTGTATAAGCAGACAgcattcaaatttcaatgacAGGAAAAGTTTTACCTGCTACAAGAGCACCAACTGCCACACAAAATGTCCCAACTTGGAGAAGCAGTTCAAGTCTGCTAACCTCAAGTCTCCGTGAGCTGAAAGCAAGAAAAACAGATCATAAAGAAAAAGGTTCACAGCCACAGCAATCTGACGTCAAAAACTCtttaaaaccatttttttaattattattattaggaaaaattacatttcCCTCCCCTGTATTATAGCCTAACTACACATTCCTCCCCTGGATTTTCCCTAATTACATTCAGACCCCCTCTGGCTGACGGTGTTAACCTGGTGTTAGTTATAGTTTggaaaagaccattttacccttaacCCTTTCCCTGCATCATCTTCCTCCATTCACCCTCCTCAACCCTTTCCCTGCAACTCCGCCCCTCCCTGCTGTATGTGCCACCCATCTCTCCACCCCCACCCTACTATCGGTGCAACCAATCTCCCCACCCCACTAGGAGCTTGATTTGAATTGGGCAAGTATGGTCTCGAAGCAGAAAGAGACAAATTGAAGAGGGACCGTAACCTACTCATACTGGAAATTGTGAAGCTAAGGCAGCAGCAACAGTCCTCGAGGGATCAAATCGTTACAATCGAGGAACGACTGCAAGGTACAGAGAGGATGCAACAACATATGATGGCTTTCCTGTGTAGGGCTCTCAAGAACCCAGCTTTTGTGCAACAGCTTATTCAGCTAAACGAGCAGGGCAGAGAGCTTAGAAGTGATGGCATTGGGAGAAAACAAAGACTACCTCCCAGCCGGAGCACCAAAAACTTACAGGATGAGACTGCATCGGCGATTGCAGCAGCAGAAGCCATAGGTTCTCCCCAGTTTGCGAGTTTCATCAGTCAAGCCCAGGAAGAAGTGCCCACCGTTGAATCGGATATCGAGACTTTGTTCTCTGCAGCCATTGAAAATGGGTCGAGCAGAGCAATTAAGGGCAAGAAGGTTAATGTCAACCCCAGTTATAGCGATCCGGATTTGGGCACTGGTGCTACTGATTTAGCGTGGGAGGAGTTGCTGAACGAGGATCTGATTgcaggagaaggagaagaagaaatagatttAGAGAATAATCCATCCGAAATTTATGTGGAAGTTGAAGAATTGGTTGTCCAACCAACCAATTGGGGTGGAAATGTGGAGGATTTAGTGGAGCAAATGGGATATCTGGTGTCAAAGAAAACCTCAAACGAGGATGGATTTGATGGGTTGCAGATTACAGGTTCCTAGTCTTGATGTCAGCATCTCCATCTTCGTCTGTGCTTCCCATTTCTGTGGGGTACATTAATTGGAACTTTAATGTGTCCTTGTTGCTGTTGTGTAGCTCTTAGAAATCCATATATGTATCCTTGTTTGTATTATATGAATC
The nucleotide sequence above comes from Telopea speciosissima isolate NSW1024214 ecotype Mountain lineage chromosome 3, Tspe_v1, whole genome shotgun sequence. Encoded proteins:
- the LOC122654569 gene encoding uncharacterized protein LOC122654569, whose translation is MVPERPIDEKGEEEEEDDAEEALPYNPSAPSSELFDISTTVDPGYIISLIRKLLPNVVRDNTCSNVVNDHSGSIVSETASLEECAADLPRAGAANVTDNEVEVMDTLDGHHGLIEREDSFHGSEYPSATAGNATWEEYGCILWDLSASRTHAEFMVENLILEVLLATLTVSESARVKEISLGILANLACHEVPQAHIVSTKGLLEIVFDQLFIDDIPCLSETFRLLTWGLQRSGSATWTETLQPEPVLGRILWITENTLNTQLLEKSVELLLSMLEGQKVAQILLPFLMNLGLPSLLVNLLTTEMDILIGERMPERFPVLDLILRAIEALSVNDDYSQSISSNNELLRLVYGLVKLPDKVEVASSCVSSVVLISNILSDAPGLALAMSQDLPFLQGLLENFPLVSDDLETRSALWSVLARLLAEVKEDDMSPSNLHNYVAILVKNSDFIEEDLFDHQVEDSSEDFKSSSTSGRKSTLRTALNHLVGILNRWTAAASDFAREDHLDQGKVDRLLHLCNKHAK